A window of the Hordeum vulgare subsp. vulgare chromosome 5H, MorexV3_pseudomolecules_assembly, whole genome shotgun sequence genome harbors these coding sequences:
- the LOC123399230 gene encoding uncharacterized protein LOC123399230, with amino-acid sequence MDKPNESINASRPISGGSLNPAPRAGVFGSHYLNFAWLHERGVIQDLLQQHLNRANEHIKAQAAKHRSPWTFSVGGEIISKVNDVAFKLDLPHQAQVHPVFHVSELRRYVKLGTPISSALSVHSHIPAVLVKVLQSRWRKKHGAMVEQVRVRWSNEASMDETWEDKIDLQARFPSNTSVEKLYLVEKIII; translated from the exons ATGGACAAACCGAACGAGTCAATCAATGCCTCGAGACCTATCTCAGGTGGTTCACTCAATCCTGCCCCAAGAGCTGGAGTTTTTGGATCCCACTATCTCAATTTTG CTTGGTTGCACGAACGAGGGGTGATCCAAGACCTCCTGCAACAACATCTGAACAGAGCTAACGAACACATCAAAGCTCAGGCTGCCAAACATCGGTCACCATGGACCTTCTCTGTTGGCGGCGAG ATCATCAGCAAGGTCAACGATGTGGCATTCAAGCTAGACCTACCTCATCAAGCTCAAGTGCATCCGGTCTTCCACGTCTCCGAGTTGAGACGCTATGTGAAACTGGGTACACCCATTTCTTCTGCACTTTCTGTGCATTCTCACATTCCTGCGGTACTAGTGAAGGTTCTCCAATCCAGATGGCGTAAGAAACACGGTGCAATGGTGGAGCAGGTTCGCGTCCGTTGGTCCAATGAGGCTTCCATGGACGAGACATGGGAGGATAAGATCGACCTTCAGGCACGGTTCCCCTCAAACACTTCTGTTGAGAAGTTATATTTAGTTgaaaaaataattatttga
- the LOC123395666 gene encoding subtilisin-like protease SBT1.7: protein MHSSTTAATSPTHSSAMASMTSILLRCSLLVLLLVQSTHSSVTPQPKDAIAEEHKQPHPSSSSTYVVLTNHLAKPSKFDTLERWYASMVGKNSNRIRHTYSTVMHGFAVRLTDGEAQRMATVPGVSRVYKDRVYHTQTTRSPWFMGLHDDFGAWPDAEFGDGVIIGFVDTGIWPERASFNDAGLSPVRSTWRGKCVDAPGFNASLCNNKLVGAKSFVAFSSPRDIVGHGTHVASTAAGSEVSSADLFKFAGGRASGVARMARIAMYKACNRGCLTSDVVAAIDAAVSDGVDLISMSLASRPEPFYDDLLAVATFGAERRGVFVVLAGGNQGPEASVISNVAPWMTTVGAATTDRVFPATLWLGNGVVLAGQSLYNIPFSQGAGMVPLVGSSCGSDDLTPDKVMGKVVVCSDGAGASAGFYVQRAGGAGMVSADGTERFWDSVMAQPFNLPGLLLSSTGAKKLDDYMTAVAYPVASFAFTCDTVTGENRAPMVAGFSSRGPNPIAPEILKPDVIAPGVNILAAWSGAASPSRSDKDPRRVEYNIISGTSMACPHVAGAAALIKKRHGGWTPAMIRSVLMTTAGPLDKDGRDIVDSGSAVGAANMGATPLTAGAGLVLPRLAMDPGLVYDAGTQDYVDFLCTLNYTVEQMRQFVPELTKCERTIPGGVANLNYPSFVVVFDGRTSVRTVTRTVTKVLARPESYNVTVAAPDDVKVTVTPATLELKRPKEKMSYTVEFRAMAGAKVRPAGTWDFGHIAWENREHRVRSPVAFKWDN from the coding sequence ATGCATTCCTCCACCACAGCCGCAACCTCACCGACTCACAGTTCAGCAATGgcttccatgacctccatcctcttGCGCTGCTCACTCCTAGTTCTCCTCCTTGTCCAGTCCACACACTCCTCCGTCACCCCGCAGCCCAAGGACGCCATTGCCGAGGAGCACAAGCAGCCTCATCCTTCCAGCTCGAGCACCTACGTCGTCCTCACCAACCACCTCGCCAAGCCGTCCAAGTTCGACACCCTCGAGCGCTGGTACGCGTCCATGGTGGGCAAGAACTCCAACCGCATCCGCCACACCTACAGCACCGTCATGCACGGTTTTGCGGTTCGTCTCACGGACGGCGAGGCCCAGCGCATGGCGACCGTCCCCGGCGTGTCCCGCGTGTACAAGGACAGGGTGTACCACACCCAGACCACAAGGTCGCCGTGGTTCATGGGCCTCCACGACGACTTCGGCGCGTGGCCAGACGCGGAGTTCGGCGACGGCGTCATCATCGGCTTCGTCGACACCGGCATCTGGCCGGAGCGCGCTAGCTTCAACGACGCCGGGCTCAGCCCCGTCAGGTCCACCTGGAGGGGCAAGTGCGTGGACGCCCCGGGGTTCAACGCCAGCTTGTGCAACAACAAGCTCGTCGGCGCCAAGTCCTTCGTCGCCTTTTCGAGCCCGAGGGACATCGTGGGGCACGGAACGCACGTGGCGTCAACGGCGGCAGGCTCCGAGGTCTCCTCGGCCGATCTCTTCAAGTTCGCGGGCGGCAGAGCGAGCGGCGTGGCCCGCATGGCAAGGATCGCCATGTACAAGGCGTGCAACCGAGGATGCCTTACCTCGGACGTTGTCGCCGCGATCGACGCCGCGGTGAGCGACGGCGTGGACCTCATCTCCATGTCCCTCGCAAGCCGTCCGGAACCCTTCTACGAcgacctcctcgccgtcgccacgTTCGGCGCTGAGCGCAGAGGCGTCTTCGTCGTCCTGGCGGGCGGCAACCAAGGCCCGGAAGCGTCAGTCATATCCAACGTGGCCCCGTGGATGACCACCGTCGGCGCGGCCACCACGGACCGGGTGTTCCCGGCGACACTCTGGCTCGGCAACGGGGTGGTGCTCGCCGGGCAGTCCCTGTACAACATCCCGTTCTCCCAGGGCGCGGGCATGGTCCCGCTAGTGGGCAGCTCCTGCGGCAGCGATGACCTGACGCCCGACAAGGTCATGGGCAAGGTCGTGGTGTGCTCCGATGGTGCAGGAGCTTCGGCCGGCTTTTACGTGCAGAGAGCCGGCGGAGCCGGGATGGTTTCCGCCGATGGTACGGAACGGTTCTGGGACTCGGTAATGGCCCAACCCTTCAACCTTCCCGGTCTCCTGCTCAGCTCCACCGGCGCCAAGAAGCTGGACGATTACATGACGGCCGTAGCGTACCCGGTGGCGTCCTTCGCCTTCACCTGCGACACGGTCACCGGCGAGAACCGGGCGCCGATGGTGGCGGGCTTCTCCTCGCGGGGGCCCAACCCGATTGCCCCCGAGATCCTGAAACCGGACGTCATCGCGCCGGGAGTGAACATCCTCGCCGCCTGGTCAGGTGCCGCCTCGCCATCTCGCTCCGACAAGGACCCGCGGAGAGTGGAGTACAACATCATATCGGGGACGTCCATGGCGTGCCCGCACGTCGCCGGCGCGGCGGCCCTGATCAAGAAACGGCACGGCGGCTGGACGCCGGCCATGATCCGTTCGGTGCTGATGACGACCGCCGGCCCGCTCGACAAGGACGGCAGGGACATCGTGGACAGCGGCAGTGCCGTCGGCGCCGCCAACATGGGCGCGACGCCGCTGACGGCCGGGGCCGGGCTCGTGCTCCCGCGGCTCGCCATGGACCCAGGCCTGGTGTACGACGCCGGCACGCAGGACTACGTCGACTTCCTCTGCACCCTCAACTACACGGTGGAGCAGATGCGGCAGTTCGTCCCGGAGCTGACGAAGTGCGAGAGGACGATCCCCGGCGGCGTGGCCAACCTCAACTACCCGTCGTTCGTGGTGGTGTTCGACGGCCGCACCAGCGTCCGCACGGTGACGCGGACGGTGACCAAGGTGTTGGCGCGGCCTGAGAGTTACAATGTGACGGTCGCCGCGCCGGACGATGTGAAGGTGACCGTTACGCCAGCGACTCTGGAGCTGAAGCGGCCCAAGGAGAAGATGAGCTACACCGTGGAGTTCAGGGCCATGGCCGGAGCGAAGGTGCGGCCGGCCGGCACATGGGACTTCGGCCACATCGCGTGGGAGAACAGGGAGCACCGGGTCAGGAGCCCCGTCGCCTTCAAGTGGGACAACTGA
- the LOC123399229 gene encoding senescence/dehydration-associated protein At3g51250-like codes for MLHSSHSRHNSILLKIKHTQLDPQFVHQRQQDGHRWSAASRSPAAMGPKDPSPAPRSGTIAVAENHGRSAVRDAAAEPPRVEIPLSPGAPAPSEDVLLRLPRAQLHLIDRRRSLPLAAGDLSLLRIRAGGTSLAAIARLGPIHWPLARDVAAVKLDPCHYSFSLTVPASPDTPLHYGLTLSDPDSRLDGVLATYTRFSAHSVVGDEGLADRVRGEVEGAAYWTAVAPNVEEYGGPVAKAIAVGTDNLAKGVLWCGEMTVERLRWGNEVLRKRIQPGDAEAEVSPEMLKRIKMVKKVTKMSEKVAAGILSGVVKVTGYFTGSLANSQAGKKFFNLLPGEIVLASLDGFGRICDTIEEVGKDVLSTSSTVTVGLVSHKYGEKAAAATNEGLDAAGHALGTAWAVFKIGQAINPKRLLKPRSLAKSTVRSLLSKM; via the exons ATGCTTCACAGTTCCCACTCACGACACAACTCCATTCTCCTCAAAATAAAACACACACAACTTGATCCCCAGTTCGTCCACCAGCGGCAGCAGGACGGGCATCGCTGGTCTGCCGCCTCGAGGAGCCCCGCGGCCATGGGCCCCAAGGATCCTTCGCCGGCACCGAGGTCGGGAACGATCGCCGTTGCTGAGAACCACGGGCGTAGCGCCGTACGGGATGCTGCGGCTGAACCACCACGGGTCGAGATCCCGTTGTCCCCCGGCGCGCCGGCGCCCTCGGAGGACGTGCTCCTCCGCCTCCCCCGCGCGCAGCTCCACCTCATCGATCGCAGGCGCAGCCTCCCGCTCGCCGCCGGCGACCTCTCCCTGCTCCGCATCCGCGCCGGCGGCACCTCCCTCGCCGCCATCGCGCGGCTCGGCCCCATCCACTGGCCGCTCGCCCGCGACGTCGCCGCCGTCAAGCTCGACCCCTGCCACTACTCCTTCTCCCTCACCGTCCCCGCCTCCCCCGACACCCCGCTCCACTACGGCCTCACGCTCTCCGACCCCGACTCGCGCCTCGACGGCGTCCTCGCCACCTACACAAGGTTCTCAGCCCATTCCGTTGTCGGCGACGAGGGGCTCGCCGACAGGGTgcgcggcgaggtggagggggccgcgtaCTGGACGGCCGTGGCGCCGAACGTCGAGGAGTACGGTGGCCCCGTGGCGAAGGCGATCGCGGTGGGTACCGACAACCTGGCCAAGGGGGTACTGTGGTGCGGCGAGATGACGGTGGAGAGGCTCCGGTGGGGAAACGAGGTGCTCAGGAAGAGGATCCAGCCCGGTGACGCTGAGGCCGAGGTCAGCCCGGAGATGCTCAAACGGATCAAAAT GGTTAAGAAGGTGACGAAAATGTCCGAGAAAGTGGCTGCTGGAATACTATCTGGAGTCGTGAAGGTTACTGGCTATTTTACAGGTTCATTAGCTAACTCACAAGCTGGCAAGAAGTTTTTCAACCTATTGCCTGGAGAGATTGTTCTTGCTTCGCTTGATGGGTTTG GCAGGATTTGCGACACCATAGAAGAGGTCGGGAAGGATGTGCTTTCAACATCGTCCACCGTGACGGTTGGTCTTGTGTCTCACAA GTACGGGGAGAAAGCCGCTGCTGCGACGAATGAAGGGCTCGATGCAGCCGGGCACGCCCTAGGGACGGCGTGGGCTGTGTTCAAGATCGGCCAGGCCATCAACCCAAAGAGACTCCTGAAACCCAGGTCGCTTGCCAAATCCACCGTCCGGTCTCTCTTGTCGAAAATGTAG